GTCAGGTAGCGGGTTTCTCTAGGGGATTTTCCCGGATCCGCGCCGCCGCCGCGACTCCTACCCTGACCCTATGGTCGAGGAAGAGCGTGCCGGGCAAGCGCAGCAGGAGCCCGAACCCGGGTCCGAGCCGGAGGTGCGGTCCGGGTCCACCGCCGAGCCGGAGCTGAGCGAGGAGCAGCGGCGGCAGCGCAATCTGCGGGTCTCCGACGCGGAGCGCGAGCACGTGGTGGAGCTGCTGAAGCGCGCGATCGGCCGGGGGATGCTCGACCTGGACGAGTTCACCGAGCGCACCGACACCGCGCTGGCCGCCCGTACCCGGGGCGAGCTGAACGCCGTGCTGGTGGACCTGCCTGGCCTGGTGCACCAGGACGCCATGGCCGCGGCGGCCGCGCCAGCGCCGGGCGCGCCCGGTATGGCCACCGCCACGCCGGTGCCGGGGGTGCCCTCCGCCGCCGACCGGCTCGAGCTCAAGGCGCACGGCTCCACGTTGAACCGCGGCGGCCGCTGGTATGTGCCCGCGGAGGTGCTGGTGCGCAACAAGTACGGGCACACCCTGCTGGACTTCACCGAGGCGCAGGTCGCCAGCTCGGTGGTGCACCTCGAACTGGACACCAAATGGGGCTCGGTGACCATGGTGATCCCGGAGGAGGCCGCCGTGGACGTGAACGGGATCACCGAGGTCAAGTGGGGGAACCTGGACGACAAGACCCGCTCCAACGGCAAGACAGGTACGCCTCGCTACGTGGTGACCGGCCGGGTGCACGGCGGCTCGCTGACCATCAAGAACCCGCGCCGGGGTCTGTTCAGCCGCTGACCGCCGCACTCGCCGCGGTCCGGGCGCTGGGCACGTCCGGCGCGGCCACCGCGGCCCTGGCGGCCGCCGCGCACTCGTCGAAGGTCACCCCGGCCAGGCTCGCCCCGACCGCACGCACCGCGGCGGCGTTCATCGAGAGGCTGGTCAGCCCGAACCCGGCCAGCACCCTGGCCAGCAACGGGTCGGCGGCGGCCTCTCCGCACACCCCGGCCGGCTTGCCGGTGGCCCGCGCGGCCTCGCCGACCATCGCGATCAGCCGCAGCAGCCCTGGCTGCCAGGGGTCGTTGAGCTGAGCGACCGCGCCGAGCTGCCGGTCCGCGGCGAAGGTGTACTGGGCGAGGTCGTTGGTCCCGATCGAGACGAAGTCGCTCACCTCGAGGATCTCCCGCGCGGCCAGCGCCGCGGCCGGCACCTCGATCATCACCCCGGCCCGCTCGATCCCCGCGGCACGCGCCCGCTCGGCGAACCAGGCCGCCTCGGCAGCGGTGGCCACCATCGGCGCCATCACCGAGACCTCGGCGCCGGAGTCGGCCGCCGCCCCGGCAATCGCCTCCAGCTGGCGATCCAGCACCTCGGGCAGGTCGAAGGCGATCCGCAGCCCGCGCACGCCAAGGGCGGGGTTCGGCTCGTCGTCATGGGAGAGGAAGGCCAGCGGCTTGTCCGCGCCGGCGTCCAGGGTCCGCACGATGACCGGTTTCCCGTGAAACGGCTCGAGCACGGCGGCGTAGGCCTCGCGCTGACGCTGCACCGACGGTTCGGCGGGCGCGTCCAGGTAGCAGAACTCGGTGCGGAACAGGCCGACGCCCTCCGCCCCGGCACGCGCCGCGGCCTCGGCGTCGGCCGGCGAGCCGACGTTGCCGAGCACCTTCACCCTGCGCCCGTCCGCGGTGGCCCCGGTGCCGTTCCACTCGGCCGCCGCCTCCGCCTTCGCGGCCACCGGGGCGGCGTCCGGGTCGGCGATGGTGACCGTGCCGAGGTCGCCGTCCACCGCGAGCGCCTCGGCCTCCAGCGCGAGCAGCCCGCGCACCGCGACCACGGCGGGGATGCCGAGCGAGCGGGCCAGGATGGCCGTGTGGCTGGTCGGGCCGCCCTCCTCGGTGACGAGGGCGAGCACCAGTGCCGGGTCGAGGCCCGCTGTGTCCGCGGGGGCCAGGTCCCTGCCCACCAGCACGCTGGGCCGCTCCAGCAGCGGCACCCCGGGTGGTGCGGTGCCGAGCAGCTCGGCGACCAGCCGGTCCCGGACGTCCTCCACATCCCGCACCCGCTCGGCCATGTACCCACCGGCCGCGGCGAGCTGCTGGACGAAGCCGTTCGCCGCCTCGTAGACGGCGCGGGCGGCCGGCATGCGCTCGGTGGACACCAGCTGCTCGGCCTGGCCGACCAGCGCGGGGTCGCCTGCCATTGCCGCGGTGGTGGTCAGGATGGTGGCTGCGTCCCCGGTGGCCGCCTCGGCCAGTGCCTCGAGCCTGCCGACAACGGCCTGTGCCGCCGGGGCGATCCGGGTGGCCTCGGCCTGCGGGTCGTCCGGGGGTGGGCCGCTCGCGGGCTCGCCTGCCGGTTCGGCGACCCGGACCACCGGGCCGCTGGCCTGACCGGGGCTCACCGCGACGCCGGACAGCTCTTGTGTAGACATGGTCTAGACCATAGCGCCTTCCGTGCGTGGGTCACGATCCCCGTCCGCAGCGTACTGCCAGCCGGGAGACCCCTGAACGTGGCGTTCGAGGCGTTGGACGTCGCGAACGGCACTGTTGGGACGTTGAACGTCCGGAAAGCCACGTTCAGTGCTCCTGCCCCGGGAGTTCGTCGGGGTAGGGGTAGGAGGGCTGGGCGCCGTGCCTGGTGACCGAGACGGCGGCGACCCGTGCCGCGCGCCGGGCGGCATCCGCCAGGCTCGCCCCGGTGGCGAGGGTGGCGGCCAGCGCACCGGCGAAGGCATCGCCCGCGCCGGTGGTGTCCACCGCCTCCACCTCGGGCGAGCCGACCTCGGCGACCTCGCCGTCCGCGAGCACCAGGGCGCCGCGTGCGCCCCTGGTGATCACCGCCGCGCGCGGGCCGAGTTCGAGCAGCCTGCGCGGGTCGGCATCGGCCTTGCCGAACCCCGACGCCAGCAGCCAGGCACCCTCGTGCTCGTTGACCAGCAGCACGTCCAGTGCCCGCAGCACCCGCTCGGACACCTTGGCCACCGGGGACAGGTTGAGGATAGAGCGGATGCCGGCCTCGGCGGCCGCGAGCACGGCGTGCTCGACCGTGGGCAGCGGAATCTCCATCGAGACGACCAGGATGGCGGCGCCGGGCAGCGCGGCGTCCACATCGGCCGGGCGCAGGGTGCTGTTGGCGCCGGGGGAGACCAGGATGGAGTTCTCCCCGTCCGGGGTCACGGTGATGTAGGCGGCGCCGGTCGGCCGGTCGGCGATCCGCACCAGGTCTGTGTGCACCCCGGACTCGCCCAGTGAGTCCAGCAGCACCCGCCCGTTGCCGTCCTCGCCGACCGCGGCCAGCAGGCCGGTGTGCGCGCCGAGCCGGGCCGCGGCCACCGCCGTGTTCGCGCCCTTGCCGCCGGGCAGGATCTCGGTGTCCCCGCCGAGCACGGTCTCCCCACCGGCCGGGCGGCGCTCCGCCGCGACCACCAG
The sequence above is drawn from the Amycolatopsis aidingensis genome and encodes:
- a CDS encoding ribokinase, translated to MHGSQGRPEVLVVGSANADLVVAAERRPAGGETVLGGDTEILPGGKGANTAVAAARLGAHTGLLAAVGEDGNGRVLLDSLGESGVHTDLVRIADRPTGAAYITVTPDGENSILVSPGANSTLRPADVDAALPGAAILVVSMEIPLPTVEHAVLAAAEAGIRSILNLSPVAKVSERVLRALDVLLVNEHEGAWLLASGFGKADADPRRLLELGPRAAVITRGARGALVLADGEVAEVGSPEVEAVDTTGAGDAFAGALAATLATGASLADAARRAARVAAVSVTRHGAQPSYPYPDELPGQEH
- the ptsP gene encoding phosphoenolpyruvate--protein phosphotransferase; amino-acid sequence: MSTQELSGVAVSPGQASGPVVRVAEPAGEPASGPPPDDPQAEATRIAPAAQAVVGRLEALAEAATGDAATILTTTAAMAGDPALVGQAEQLVSTERMPAARAVYEAANGFVQQLAAAGGYMAERVRDVEDVRDRLVAELLGTAPPGVPLLERPSVLVGRDLAPADTAGLDPALVLALVTEEGGPTSHTAILARSLGIPAVVAVRGLLALEAEALAVDGDLGTVTIADPDAAPVAAKAEAAAEWNGTGATADGRRVKVLGNVGSPADAEAAARAGAEGVGLFRTEFCYLDAPAEPSVQRQREAYAAVLEPFHGKPVIVRTLDAGADKPLAFLSHDDEPNPALGVRGLRIAFDLPEVLDRQLEAIAGAAADSGAEVSVMAPMVATAAEAAWFAERARAAGIERAGVMIEVPAAALAAREILEVSDFVSIGTNDLAQYTFAADRQLGAVAQLNDPWQPGLLRLIAMVGEAARATGKPAGVCGEAAADPLLARVLAGFGLTSLSMNAAAVRAVGASLAGVTFDECAAAARAAVAAPDVPSARTAASAAVSG
- a CDS encoding DUF1707 SHOCT-like domain-containing protein — protein: MVEEERAGQAQQEPEPGSEPEVRSGSTAEPELSEEQRRQRNLRVSDAEREHVVELLKRAIGRGMLDLDEFTERTDTALAARTRGELNAVLVDLPGLVHQDAMAAAAAPAPGAPGMATATPVPGVPSAADRLELKAHGSTLNRGGRWYVPAEVLVRNKYGHTLLDFTEAQVASSVVHLELDTKWGSVTMVIPEEAAVDVNGITEVKWGNLDDKTRSNGKTGTPRYVVTGRVHGGSLTIKNPRRGLFSR